In Phaenicophaeus curvirostris isolate KB17595 chromosome 14, BPBGC_Pcur_1.0, whole genome shotgun sequence, a single genomic region encodes these proteins:
- the FHOD1 gene encoding FH1/FH2 domain-containing protein 1 isoform X1, with the protein MAEGTVSCRLQYLEDADPFGCGSFPEPRRAPVYAVEEALALGAQLPALHRVLGAPLPLEDCTLQVSPSGHYLDLDLSLLEQKDDLEAFYEEVRKGRRPTLILRTQLSVRVHAIIEKLYNSQGPELRRSLFSLKQLFQEDKDLVPEFVNLDGLTCLIKVGAEADQNYQNYILRALSQIMLFVDGMQGVINHNETVQWLYTLSGSTFRLVVKMALKLLLVFVEYTEPNALLLIHAVNTVDQARGACPWSNLMAILEQRNGADTELLVFAMTLINKTLAALPDQDTFYDVTDCLEQQGMERVVQQYLGSKGTDLDLKQQFTLYESALKLEDGVEEPPPGGRKERRRTDEGRRGWRSQGSCPEPSPDAQPLLGSPGTPKEPPAEDRPSVPTPSSPAEPCLGSVCNSASSVRLALASPLAEKEQPPGPGERSVYKLRQTAPVWREDAPSLHGDKPILRKFEARFLENLAAAQKEKISSMAKGRLDVLGSAVLEHPNTLAWDRDSGTSEPGTEPPSIRSCLARTDTTDSCSTISSDTKFMLDMLYAKGSSEPGREKVFPKEPLYPQAQGDVEMDLEGGGRREQEGARLHGRAPDGPVASAHAKLVRATSSVDAETHTQKLENTGMMPIKKDAELTWERLEASPVQLKIKDLDFTDLGEEEDFDILDMGPIANGSFLSPGIKATSTGALMTPPPPPAIPGCPPPPPPPPVVPGCPPPPPPPPAIPGCPPPPPPPPAIPGCPPPPPPPVPGCPPFPGLPGPSATDGPSQAKKKRTVKLFWKELKQLDGAVAPGRFGQATLWASLQSVEVDAAKLEHLFESRSKEAPTSKKAIDGKKVVVVLDPKRSNAINIGLTVLPPVHIIKTAVLNFDEFAVNKEGIEKILTMVPTEEEKQKIQEAQLANPDVPLGSAEQFLLALSSISDLTARLQLWAFKLDYESLEQEIAEPLFDLKVGMEQLARNHTFKCILATLLAMGNFLNGSQSRGFELGYLEKVSEVKDTVHRQSLLHHLCQMVTEKFPETTDLYSEIASITRSAKVDFDELANSLVQLERRCRASWDNLKVIAKHETKPVLKSKLTDFLKDSTQRIVVLKVVHRRILNRFHSFLLYLGYPASMARDVKVTPICKLLREFALEYRTCRERVLQQQKKRAAHRERNKTRGRLITETEKFSSISEAASPPAVVSTSPEEQMEAGHESMKSLLTSPTDAPARRSRASRGTGHVTPAQGSPAQEDIPSSPDDASDEIMDRLVKSVTHNANPRPCANKERRRSRGNRKSLRRTLKSGLSDDLVQALGLGRAPGMEV; encoded by the exons CTGGAGGACTGCACGCTCCAGGTCTCCCCCTCCGGACACTACCTGGACCTCGACTTGTCTCTGCTGGAGCAGAAGGATGATCTGGAGGCTTTCTACGAGGAGGTCAG GAAGGGGAGACGGCCGACCCTGATTCTACGCACACAGCTCTCCGTCCGAGTCCACGCCATCATCG aGAAGCTGTACAATTCGCAGGGGCCGGAGCTGCGGCgatccctcttttccctcaagCAGCTCTTTCAG GAGGACAAGGACCTGGTGCCAGAGTTTGTGAACTTGGATGGGTTAACATGCTTGATCAAAGTCGGGGCAGAGGCTGACCAGAACTACCAGAATTACATCCTCCGGG CCTTGAGCCAGATCATGCTCTTTGTGGATGGGATGCAGGGTGTCATCAACCACAACGAGACCGTCCAGTGGCTGTACACGCTGTCAGGAAGCACG TTTCGCCTGGTGGTGAAGATGGcgctgaagctgctgctggtctTTGTGGAGTACACGGAGCCCAATGCCCTGCTGCTCATCCACGCTGTCAATACTGTGGACCAGGCGAGAG GCGCCTGCCCGTGGTCCAACCTGATGGCCATCCTGGAGCAGCGCAACGGGGCTGACACGGAGCTCCTGGTGTTTGCCATGACGCTGATCAACAAG ACTTTAGCAGCCCTCCCGGACCAGGACACCTTCTACGACGTGACAGACTGCCTGGAGCAGCAGGGCATGGAGCGGGTGGTGCAGCAGTACCTGGGTAGCAAGGGCACCGACCTCGACTTGAAGCAGCAGTTCACGCTCTATGAA AGCGCTCTCAAGCTGGAGGATGGCGTGGAAGAGCCGCCCCCAGGGGGACGCAAGGAGCGGAGGAGGACGGACGAGGGCCGACGCGGGTGGCGATCCCAGGGCAGCTGCCCGGAGCCCAGCCCCGATGCCCAGCCACTGCTGGGGTCCCCCGGCACCCCAAAGGAGCCCCCCGCTGAGGACAGACCTTCTGTCCCCACGCCGAGCAGCCCAGCGGA GCCCTGTCTTGGCAGCGTCTGCAACAGTGCATCCAGCGTGCGGCTGGCCCTGGCCTCGCCCCTGGCCGAGAAGGAGCAGCCCCCAGGCCCAGGCGAGCGCAGTGTCTACAA GCTGCGCCAAACTGCCCCTGTCTG GCGGGAGGATGCCCCCTCCTTGCATGGGGACAAGCCTATTTTGAGGAAGTTTGA AGCTCGCTTCTTGGAGAACTTGGCTGCAGCTCAGAAGGAGAAGATCTCTTCCATGGCAAAAGGACGACTCGATGTTCTCGGCAGTGCTGTGCTGGAGCATCCGAACACTCTTGCGTGGGACAGGGACAGCGGCACCTCAGAGCCTGGGACGGAGCCACCTAGCATAA GGTCCTGCCTGGCTCGGACAGACACCACCGACTCCTGCAGCACCATCTCCTCCGACACCAAGTTTATGCTGGACATGCTTTATGCCAAGGGTTCCTCGGAGCCAGGGAGGGAGAAGGTCTTTCCCAAGGAACCATTGTACCCCCAAGCCCAGGGTGATGTGGAGATGGATCTCGAGGGAGGTGGCAGACGAGAGCAGGAGGGTGCCCGGCTGCATGGCAGGGCTCCGGATGGGCCAGTGGCCAGCGCCCACGCCAAGCTGGTGCGTGCCACCTCCAGCGTAGATGCCGAGACCCACACGCAGAAGCTGGAGAACACCGGGATGATGCCCATCAAGAAGGACGCAGAGCTGACATGGGAGCGCCTGGAGGCTAGCCCTGTGCAGCTGAAGATCAAGGACCTGGACTTCACTGAtctgggggaagaagaagaCTTTGACATCCTGGACATGGGGCCCATTGCCAACggttccttcctctctcctggcATCAAAGCAACGAGCACTGGAGCCCTCATGACTCcccctccacctcctgccatcCCTGGTtgcccaccacctcctcctccaccacctgtGGTCCCTGGCtgtccaccacctcctcctccacctcctgccatcCCTGGCtgtccaccacctcctcctccacctcctgccatcCCTGGCTGcccaccacctccacctccaccgGTCCCTGGCTGCCCACCCTTCCCAGGACTACCAGGTCCCTCCGCAACAGATGGCCCTTCCCAGGCCAAGAAGAAAAGGACAGTAAAGCTCTTCTGGAAAGAGCTGAAGCAGCTGGATGGCGCTGTGGCGCCAGGCAGGTTTGGCCAGGCAACACTATGGGCTTCCCTGCAGAGCGTTGAGGTCGATGCTGCCAAACTAGAGCATCTCTTCGAGTCACGGTCGAAGGAAGCACCAACTTCAAAG AAGGCCATTGATGGGAAGAAGGTGGTAGTGGTGCTGGACCCCAAGAGGAGCAACGCCATCAACATCGGCCTCACGGTGCTGCCGCCTGTGCACATCATCAAGACGGCCGTGCTCAACTTCGACGAGTTTGCAGTCAATAAGGAAGGGATCGAG AAAATCCTCACCATGGTCCCGACcgaggaggagaagcagaagatCCAGGAGGCCCAACTGGCCAACCCCGATGTGCCATTGGGCTCTGCAGAGCAGTTCCTGCTTGCCCTGTCTTCCATCAGCGACCTCACGGCCAGGCTCCAGCTCTGGGCCTTCAAGCTGGACTATGAGAGCCTGGAGCAG GAGATTGCAGAGCCACTGTTTGATCTGAAGGTGGGCATGGAACAGCTGGCCAGAAATCACACCTTCAAGTGCATCCTAGCCACGCTGCTGGCCATGGGCAACTTCTTGAATGGCTCCCAG AGCAGAGGCTTTGAGCTGGGCTACCTGGAGAAGGTCTCAGAAGTGAAGGACACGGTGCACCGGCAGTCCCTGCTCCACCATCTCTGCCAGATGGTGACAGAGAAGTTCCCAGAAACTACTGACCTCTACTCGGAGATCGCCTCCATCACTCGTTCTGCCAAG GTTGACTTTGATGAGCTGGCCAACAGCCTCGTGCAGCTAGAGCGAAGATGCAGGGCTTCCTGGGACAACCTGAAGGTGATTGCCAAGCATGAGACCAAGCCAGTGCTGAAGAGCAAGCTGACGGACTTCCTCAAGGACAGCACCCAGCGCATCGTTGTCTTGAAGGTGGTACACAGGCGCATCCTCAACAG ATTTCACTCCTTCCTGCTGTACCTGGGGTACCCAGCGAGCATGGCGCGGGACGTGAAGGTGACCCCCATCTGCAAGCTGCTGCGGGAGTTCGCCCTGGAGTATCGTACCTGCCGAGAGCgtgtcctgcagcagcagaagaaacgGGCTGCCCACCGCGAGCGCAACAAGACACGGGGAAGACTCATCACCGAG ACAGAGAAGTTTTCCAGCATCAGCGAGGCTGCTTCGCCACCTGCCGTGGTGTCTACCAGCCCTGAGGAGCAGATGGAAGCTGGTCATGAGAGCATGAAGAGCTTGCTGACCTCCCCCACAGATGCCCCTGCCCGCCGCAGCCGGGCCAGCCGGG ggacagggcatgTCACCCCGGCCCAGGGCTCTCCAGCCCAGGAGGACATTCCCAGCTCCCCAGACGATGCTTCGGATGAAATCATGGACCGGCTGGTGAAATCAGTGACACACAATGCCAACCCCCGGCCCTGTGCCAACAAGGAGCGCAGGAGGTCCCGTGGCAATAGGAAGTCCT TGAGACGGACGCTAAAGAGCGGGCTCAGCGATGACCTGGTGCAGGCGCTGGGCCTGGGGCGAGCACCCGGCATGGAGGTttga
- the FHOD1 gene encoding FH1/FH2 domain-containing protein 1 isoform X2, which produces MAEGTVSCRLQYLEDADPFGCGSFPEPRRAPVYAVEEALALGAQLPALHRVLGAPLPLEDCTLQVSPSGHYLDLDLSLLEQKDDLEAFYEEVRKGRRPTLILRTQLSVRVHAIIEKLYNSQGPELRRSLFSLKQLFQEDKDLVPEFVNLDGLTCLIKVGAEADQNYQNYILRALSQIMLFVDGMQGVINHNETVQWLYTLSGSTFRLVVKMALKLLLVFVEYTEPNALLLIHAVNTVDQARGACPWSNLMAILEQRNGADTELLVFAMTLINKTLAALPDQDTFYDVTDCLEQQGMERVVQQYLGSKGTDLDLKQQFTLYESALKLEDGVEEPPPGGRKERRRTDEGRRGWRSQGSCPEPSPDAQPLLGSPGTPKEPPAEDRPSVPTPSSPAEPCLGSVCNSASSVRLALASPLAEKEQPPGPGERSVYKARFLENLAAAQKEKISSMAKGRLDVLGSAVLEHPNTLAWDRDSGTSEPGTEPPSIRSCLARTDTTDSCSTISSDTKFMLDMLYAKGSSEPGREKVFPKEPLYPQAQGDVEMDLEGGGRREQEGARLHGRAPDGPVASAHAKLVRATSSVDAETHTQKLENTGMMPIKKDAELTWERLEASPVQLKIKDLDFTDLGEEEDFDILDMGPIANGSFLSPGIKATSTGALMTPPPPPAIPGCPPPPPPPPVVPGCPPPPPPPPAIPGCPPPPPPPPAIPGCPPPPPPPVPGCPPFPGLPGPSATDGPSQAKKKRTVKLFWKELKQLDGAVAPGRFGQATLWASLQSVEVDAAKLEHLFESRSKEAPTSKKAIDGKKVVVVLDPKRSNAINIGLTVLPPVHIIKTAVLNFDEFAVNKEGIEKILTMVPTEEEKQKIQEAQLANPDVPLGSAEQFLLALSSISDLTARLQLWAFKLDYESLEQEIAEPLFDLKVGMEQLARNHTFKCILATLLAMGNFLNGSQSRGFELGYLEKVSEVKDTVHRQSLLHHLCQMVTEKFPETTDLYSEIASITRSAKVDFDELANSLVQLERRCRASWDNLKVIAKHETKPVLKSKLTDFLKDSTQRIVVLKVVHRRILNRFHSFLLYLGYPASMARDVKVTPICKLLREFALEYRTCRERVLQQQKKRAAHRERNKTRGRLITETEKFSSISEAASPPAVVSTSPEEQMEAGHESMKSLLTSPTDAPARRSRASRGTGHVTPAQGSPAQEDIPSSPDDASDEIMDRLVKSVTHNANPRPCANKERRRSRGNRKSLRRTLKSGLSDDLVQALGLGRAPGMEV; this is translated from the exons CTGGAGGACTGCACGCTCCAGGTCTCCCCCTCCGGACACTACCTGGACCTCGACTTGTCTCTGCTGGAGCAGAAGGATGATCTGGAGGCTTTCTACGAGGAGGTCAG GAAGGGGAGACGGCCGACCCTGATTCTACGCACACAGCTCTCCGTCCGAGTCCACGCCATCATCG aGAAGCTGTACAATTCGCAGGGGCCGGAGCTGCGGCgatccctcttttccctcaagCAGCTCTTTCAG GAGGACAAGGACCTGGTGCCAGAGTTTGTGAACTTGGATGGGTTAACATGCTTGATCAAAGTCGGGGCAGAGGCTGACCAGAACTACCAGAATTACATCCTCCGGG CCTTGAGCCAGATCATGCTCTTTGTGGATGGGATGCAGGGTGTCATCAACCACAACGAGACCGTCCAGTGGCTGTACACGCTGTCAGGAAGCACG TTTCGCCTGGTGGTGAAGATGGcgctgaagctgctgctggtctTTGTGGAGTACACGGAGCCCAATGCCCTGCTGCTCATCCACGCTGTCAATACTGTGGACCAGGCGAGAG GCGCCTGCCCGTGGTCCAACCTGATGGCCATCCTGGAGCAGCGCAACGGGGCTGACACGGAGCTCCTGGTGTTTGCCATGACGCTGATCAACAAG ACTTTAGCAGCCCTCCCGGACCAGGACACCTTCTACGACGTGACAGACTGCCTGGAGCAGCAGGGCATGGAGCGGGTGGTGCAGCAGTACCTGGGTAGCAAGGGCACCGACCTCGACTTGAAGCAGCAGTTCACGCTCTATGAA AGCGCTCTCAAGCTGGAGGATGGCGTGGAAGAGCCGCCCCCAGGGGGACGCAAGGAGCGGAGGAGGACGGACGAGGGCCGACGCGGGTGGCGATCCCAGGGCAGCTGCCCGGAGCCCAGCCCCGATGCCCAGCCACTGCTGGGGTCCCCCGGCACCCCAAAGGAGCCCCCCGCTGAGGACAGACCTTCTGTCCCCACGCCGAGCAGCCCAGCGGA GCCCTGTCTTGGCAGCGTCTGCAACAGTGCATCCAGCGTGCGGCTGGCCCTGGCCTCGCCCCTGGCCGAGAAGGAGCAGCCCCCAGGCCCAGGCGAGCGCAGTGTCTACAA AGCTCGCTTCTTGGAGAACTTGGCTGCAGCTCAGAAGGAGAAGATCTCTTCCATGGCAAAAGGACGACTCGATGTTCTCGGCAGTGCTGTGCTGGAGCATCCGAACACTCTTGCGTGGGACAGGGACAGCGGCACCTCAGAGCCTGGGACGGAGCCACCTAGCATAA GGTCCTGCCTGGCTCGGACAGACACCACCGACTCCTGCAGCACCATCTCCTCCGACACCAAGTTTATGCTGGACATGCTTTATGCCAAGGGTTCCTCGGAGCCAGGGAGGGAGAAGGTCTTTCCCAAGGAACCATTGTACCCCCAAGCCCAGGGTGATGTGGAGATGGATCTCGAGGGAGGTGGCAGACGAGAGCAGGAGGGTGCCCGGCTGCATGGCAGGGCTCCGGATGGGCCAGTGGCCAGCGCCCACGCCAAGCTGGTGCGTGCCACCTCCAGCGTAGATGCCGAGACCCACACGCAGAAGCTGGAGAACACCGGGATGATGCCCATCAAGAAGGACGCAGAGCTGACATGGGAGCGCCTGGAGGCTAGCCCTGTGCAGCTGAAGATCAAGGACCTGGACTTCACTGAtctgggggaagaagaagaCTTTGACATCCTGGACATGGGGCCCATTGCCAACggttccttcctctctcctggcATCAAAGCAACGAGCACTGGAGCCCTCATGACTCcccctccacctcctgccatcCCTGGTtgcccaccacctcctcctccaccacctgtGGTCCCTGGCtgtccaccacctcctcctccacctcctgccatcCCTGGCtgtccaccacctcctcctccacctcctgccatcCCTGGCTGcccaccacctccacctccaccgGTCCCTGGCTGCCCACCCTTCCCAGGACTACCAGGTCCCTCCGCAACAGATGGCCCTTCCCAGGCCAAGAAGAAAAGGACAGTAAAGCTCTTCTGGAAAGAGCTGAAGCAGCTGGATGGCGCTGTGGCGCCAGGCAGGTTTGGCCAGGCAACACTATGGGCTTCCCTGCAGAGCGTTGAGGTCGATGCTGCCAAACTAGAGCATCTCTTCGAGTCACGGTCGAAGGAAGCACCAACTTCAAAG AAGGCCATTGATGGGAAGAAGGTGGTAGTGGTGCTGGACCCCAAGAGGAGCAACGCCATCAACATCGGCCTCACGGTGCTGCCGCCTGTGCACATCATCAAGACGGCCGTGCTCAACTTCGACGAGTTTGCAGTCAATAAGGAAGGGATCGAG AAAATCCTCACCATGGTCCCGACcgaggaggagaagcagaagatCCAGGAGGCCCAACTGGCCAACCCCGATGTGCCATTGGGCTCTGCAGAGCAGTTCCTGCTTGCCCTGTCTTCCATCAGCGACCTCACGGCCAGGCTCCAGCTCTGGGCCTTCAAGCTGGACTATGAGAGCCTGGAGCAG GAGATTGCAGAGCCACTGTTTGATCTGAAGGTGGGCATGGAACAGCTGGCCAGAAATCACACCTTCAAGTGCATCCTAGCCACGCTGCTGGCCATGGGCAACTTCTTGAATGGCTCCCAG AGCAGAGGCTTTGAGCTGGGCTACCTGGAGAAGGTCTCAGAAGTGAAGGACACGGTGCACCGGCAGTCCCTGCTCCACCATCTCTGCCAGATGGTGACAGAGAAGTTCCCAGAAACTACTGACCTCTACTCGGAGATCGCCTCCATCACTCGTTCTGCCAAG GTTGACTTTGATGAGCTGGCCAACAGCCTCGTGCAGCTAGAGCGAAGATGCAGGGCTTCCTGGGACAACCTGAAGGTGATTGCCAAGCATGAGACCAAGCCAGTGCTGAAGAGCAAGCTGACGGACTTCCTCAAGGACAGCACCCAGCGCATCGTTGTCTTGAAGGTGGTACACAGGCGCATCCTCAACAG ATTTCACTCCTTCCTGCTGTACCTGGGGTACCCAGCGAGCATGGCGCGGGACGTGAAGGTGACCCCCATCTGCAAGCTGCTGCGGGAGTTCGCCCTGGAGTATCGTACCTGCCGAGAGCgtgtcctgcagcagcagaagaaacgGGCTGCCCACCGCGAGCGCAACAAGACACGGGGAAGACTCATCACCGAG ACAGAGAAGTTTTCCAGCATCAGCGAGGCTGCTTCGCCACCTGCCGTGGTGTCTACCAGCCCTGAGGAGCAGATGGAAGCTGGTCATGAGAGCATGAAGAGCTTGCTGACCTCCCCCACAGATGCCCCTGCCCGCCGCAGCCGGGCCAGCCGGG ggacagggcatgTCACCCCGGCCCAGGGCTCTCCAGCCCAGGAGGACATTCCCAGCTCCCCAGACGATGCTTCGGATGAAATCATGGACCGGCTGGTGAAATCAGTGACACACAATGCCAACCCCCGGCCCTGTGCCAACAAGGAGCGCAGGAGGTCCCGTGGCAATAGGAAGTCCT TGAGACGGACGCTAAAGAGCGGGCTCAGCGATGACCTGGTGCAGGCGCTGGGCCTGGGGCGAGCACCCGGCATGGAGGTttga